A region of Methanomicrobium sp. W14 DNA encodes the following proteins:
- a CDS encoding PIG-L deacetylase family protein, producing MKILILSPHTDDAELGCGGTIIKLIEKGNKIFWIVFSTAEDSLPKGFPKDTLKTEYLSVTRDLSLKKDNCKIFDFKVRHLNQYRQDILEDLVQTRNQYNPDIVIGPSLNDLHQDHQVVAHEMIRAFKTSSSIICYELPWNHVMFNTQCFSKLNKNQIEKKYQILKNYKSQFIKEKSYFSEEFIYGLARTRGVQCNSEYAEAFEVVRWIL from the coding sequence ATGAAAATTTTAATCTTGTCTCCTCATACAGATGATGCAGAACTGGGATGCGGAGGGACAATTATAAAACTCATTGAAAAGGGTAATAAGATATTTTGGATTGTATTCTCAACTGCTGAAGATTCTTTACCCAAAGGATTTCCAAAGGATACACTGAAAACAGAATATCTCAGTGTAACCAGAGACCTCTCTCTTAAAAAAGACAATTGCAAAATATTTGATTTTAAAGTTCGGCACCTCAATCAGTATCGCCAGGATATTTTGGAAGATTTAGTTCAAACAAGGAATCAATACAATCCTGATATTGTTATTGGTCCATCTCTCAATGATCTTCACCAAGATCATCAAGTTGTTGCGCACGAAATGATTCGGGCATTTAAGACCTCTTCAAGCATTATCTGTTATGAATTACCTTGGAATCATGTCATGTTTAACACACAATGCTTTAGTAAATTAAATAAAAATCAAATCGAAAAAAAGTATCAGATCCTAAAAAATTATAAATCACAGTTTATCAAAGAAAAATCCTATTTTTCAGAGGAATTTATTTATGGTTTAGCACGGACACGAGGAGTCCAGTGTAATTCAGAATATGCCGAGGCTTTTGAGGTTGTAAGATGGATTCTTTAA
- a CDS encoding ATP-grasp domain-containing protein, which produces MDSLTVLVTGAGSPGIKGTLYSLSQNFDNRTIRTIGTDIKQEVIGKYICDKFYCISRPSEKGYLDQLLSICEQECVDVLLPQNTAELSVLAEKRSLFSSLGTSIAVSDASAISIANDKFKLMKLAEHIDVPTAKYTLVNNFDSLVNSAYDLGWPEIPIVVKPPLSNGMRGVRIINESLDLKKMFYSEKPTSLFVKMDQLHEILGSEFFPLLVMEYLPGVEYSVDVLKARKYTIVPRKRDAIRSGITFHGTVEYHENIIANTQKLSEATGLDYVFGFQFKMDNHGNPKLLESNPRVQGTMVLSTFAGANLIYAAVKRALNEEIPDFRVNWGTKIFRYWGGIGVHNESNVGFL; this is translated from the coding sequence ATGGATTCTTTAACTGTTCTTGTTACCGGTGCGGGATCACCAGGCATAAAGGGAACTCTCTATTCTCTGAGTCAAAATTTTGACAATCGAACTATAAGAACAATTGGAACTGATATTAAACAGGAGGTAATCGGAAAATATATTTGTGATAAATTTTATTGCATCTCAAGACCCTCTGAGAAGGGTTATCTTGATCAATTGCTCTCAATCTGTGAGCAGGAATGTGTAGATGTTTTATTGCCTCAAAATACCGCTGAATTATCTGTTTTAGCTGAGAAAAGATCATTATTCTCTAGTCTTGGAACATCCATTGCTGTTTCCGATGCCAGTGCAATTTCTATCGCTAACGATAAATTCAAATTGATGAAATTAGCTGAACATATTGATGTACCAACAGCAAAATATACTCTTGTAAATAATTTTGATTCTTTGGTCAACTCTGCATATGATCTAGGTTGGCCTGAGATACCAATTGTTGTCAAACCTCCACTATCCAATGGCATGAGAGGAGTACGTATCATCAACGAATCACTTGATCTTAAAAAGATGTTCTATTCAGAGAAACCAACATCTTTGTTTGTAAAAATGGATCAGCTTCATGAAATATTAGGATCTGAATTTTTTCCATTGCTGGTAATGGAGTACTTGCCTGGCGTTGAATATAGCGTTGACGTTTTAAAGGCCCGGAAATATACAATCGTTCCAAGGAAACGGGATGCTATCCGTTCAGGTATAACATTTCATGGAACAGTTGAATACCATGAAAATATCATTGCAAATACGCAAAAACTCAGCGAAGCCACCGGACTTGATTATGTATTTGGTTTCCAGTTCAAAATGGATAATCACGGCAATCCAAAATTGTTAGAATCGAATCCAAGGGTTCAGGGCACAATGGTACTTTCAACTTTTGCAGGAGCTAATCTTATTTATGCTGCTGTTAAACGCGCTTTGAATGAAGAGATCCCCGATTTTCGAGTTAATTGGGGAACAAAAATCTTCCGTTATTGGGGAGGCATAGGAGTTCATAACGAAAGTAATGTGGGGTTTCTATGA